Proteins encoded within one genomic window of Gadus macrocephalus chromosome 16, ASM3116895v1:
- the LOC132475221 gene encoding olfactory receptor 52N5-like yields the protein MHLFLQDSKNKNKMVIYYNTSSILNLQPLNLPLETAISTFLLATLSYLVILFCNLCLNLTVVLNKTLHQPMHLLLINLPINDLIGSTAFFPQIIKELLLDTRKMHYTACLAQAFCIHTYAVGAVLILSLMAYDRYVAICSPLKYQSIMTNAHIMKLITAMWVFSLILVSVIFILLLRLPRCKSLITHSYCDNPSLLGLVCADTSINNIYGLFTVAIVQLIGHASIIYTYLHILVACCKTKRSDTKSKAMQTCATHLVVFLLLECMGLFTIISYRLNNISPVLRRFIGASAIIFPSTLNPIIYGLKTKEIRGKALAFFRKRIFIF from the coding sequence ATGCATTTATTTCTCCAGgattcaaaaaacaaaaacaaaatggtgaTCTACTACAATACAAGTTCTATTCTGAATCTGCAACCTCTAAACCTGCCCCTCGAGACTGCGATATCTACGTTTCTGCTGGCCACCCTAAGTTACCTGGTTATTTTGTTCTGTAACCTCTGCCTCAACCTCACAGTCGTCCTGAACAAGACTCTGCACCAGCCCATGCACCTCCTGCTCATTAACCTCCCCATCAACGACCTCATCGGCTCCACCGCCTTCTTCCCGCAGATCATTAAAGAATTACTCTTGGACACCCGAAAGATGCATTACACAGCGTGTCTTGCGCAAGCGTTTTGCATTCACACGTATGCTGTCGGGGCCGTGTTAATTCTCAGTCTCATGGCCTACGACAGGTATGTCGCAATTTGTTCCCCGTTGAAATATCAAAGTATCATGACTAATGCACATATAATGAAACTAATTACAGCGATGTGGGTGTTTAGTTTGATTTTGGTCAGCGTGATTTTCATTTTGCTCTTGCGCTTACCGCGCTGCAAGTCTCTCATTACGCACTCCTATTGTGACAATCCGTCCTTACTGGGACTGGTGTGCGCAGACACGTCCATCAACAACATATATGGTCTCTTTACGGTGGCTATCGTCCAGTTGATAGGCCACGCATCCATTATTTACACCTACCTTCACATCCTCGTTGCCTGTTGTAAAACCAAGAGGTCTGACACAAAATCAAAAGCCATGCAGACGTGTGCAACACACCTGGTCGTTTTTCTATTGTTAGAATGCATGGGTCTGTTCACGATCATATCATACAGattaaacaatatatcgccTGTTTTACGAAGATTTATAGGTGCTTCCGCCATAATATTCCCTTCAACATTGAATCCGATCATCTATGGACTTAAAACCAAAGAAATACGTGGGAAAGCACTCGCTTTTTTCAGGAAaagaatatttatattttga
- the LOC132474849 gene encoding olfactory receptor 2K2-like — MNSRNFSIQITEFVIEGFEKVERKMAIGVVMLIVYVLIILANTLNIVFVILDKKLHKPMYLLICNLAVVDMLYSTSSCPTMIGVLLAGANTISYAACFIQMFIFQVAETMELFALAVMAFDRLIAISFPLRYRSILTNVHTIAITYFLWVAACAFVTLMPVLLIPMPHCSNRLTYTFCDFPAVVRTSCLNPSYYFNLATIVLFFLLFFTSGFICLSYAWIISVVLRSSKNETRKLLSTCFSHLIVVVCYYVPLFVRVVFTRIGLVLTLEERQGLMIGAILGPSLVNPFVYCLRTKEIKNKLFSIFKKGKPIQ; from the exons ATGAACTCACGAAATTTCTCTATTCAAATAACAGAATTTGTTATCGAGGGTTTTGAAAAAGTTGAAAGAAAAATGGCAATAGGTGTGGTGATGTTAATTGTTTATGTTTTAATCATTTTAGCTAATACACTCAACATCGTATTTGTCATTTTAGACAAGAAACTACACAAACCAATGTATCTTCTGATTTGCAATTTGGCTGTTGTTGATATGCTGTATAGTACAAGTTCATGCCCAACTATGATTGGTGTATTATTGGCTGGTGCGAATACGATATCCTATGCGGCATGTTTCATTCAAATGTTCATCTTTCAGGTAGCTGAAACAATGGAGCTGTTTGCTTTAGCTGTCATGGCCTTTGATCGCTTGATTGCCATCTCTTTTCCATTGAGGTATCGTAGCATACTAACAAATGTTCATACCATAGCCATAACATATTTCCTTTGGGTCGCTGCCTGTGCCTTTGTCACCCTTATGCCTGTGCTTTTGATACCTATGCCTCACTGTTCCAACAGGTTAACGTACACTTTCTGTGATTTCCCCGCTGTTGTCCGCACCTCTTGTCTCAATCCTTCGTATTATTTTAATTTGGCCACAATCGTattattctttttattatttttcacctCTGGTTTCATTTGCTTATCTTATGCGTGGATTATATCTGTTGTTTTGAGGTcgtctaag aatGAGACTAGAAAGTTGCTCAGTACATGTTTCAGTCATCTGATTGTAGTGGTGTGTTACTATGTGCcattgtttgtgcgtgttgttTTTACCAGAATCGGCCTGGTGTTGACGTTGGAGGAACGACAAGGTTTAATGATTGGGGCCATTCTTGGTCCATCTCTTGTAAATCCCTTTGTGTACTGTTTAAGaactaaagaaataaaaaacaagttgttCAGTATATTTAAGAAAGGAAAACCAATACAATAG
- the LOC132474659 gene encoding olfactory receptor 52K2-like — translation MNLNDTLGYWKMELKLESLNLETGNIYPAFIFGTLAYLITIFFNMLVLTTIVFTKSLHKPMFLLLLNLPIMDMIGATAFLPQLVTSIVSKNRAISYPGCFLQALSIHIYGTGNLMFLSAMAYDRYIAICLPLRYNAIMTSNILIRIITSIWLVTISLIGILLALFARFKICRNRVVDVYCNNPSLVKLVCEDSSVNNYYGLFTIILIQGGSLLIVVYTYIQILLTCAITKQSDARGKALQTCGTHLIVFIFLEVNTAISLISHRFESVSPYLRRALGVSIVVFPPLLNPIVYGFKTKELRRNIIRLFRRS, via the coding sequence ATGAACTTAAATGATACTCTTGGTTACTGGAAAATGGAACTGAAGCTGGAATCATTAAACCTAGAAACTGGCAACATTTATCCAGCTTTTATTTTTGGAACCCTTGCATATTTAATTACTATTTTCTTTAATATGTTAGTGTTAACAACGATTGTCTTCACAAAGAGTTTACATAAGCCCATGTTCCTCCTGCTGTTAAACCTACCAATAATGGACATGATTGGAGCCACTGCTTTTCTACCACAGCTTGTAACCAGCATTGTTTCCAAAAACCGCGCTATTTCCTACCCTGGGTGTTTTCTCCAGGCTCTGTCTATTCACATCTATGGTACAGGGAACTTAATGTTTCTAAGTGCGATGGCTTATGACAGGTATATCGCTATATGCTTGCCTCTTCGGTATAATGCTATCATGACCTCAAATATTTTAATAAGAATCATCACTAGCATTTGGTTGGTTACCATCTCTTTGATTGGCATCCTTTTAGCTCTTTTTGCACGGTTCAAAATTTGTAGGAATAGAGTAGTAGATGTATACTGCAATAATCCCTCTTTGGTAAAACTGGTCTGTGAAGACAGCAGCGTAAATAACTACTATGGTTTATTCACTATCATATTAATTCAAGGTGGATCACTATTAATAGTTGTATACACATACATCCAGATATTGTTGACTTGTGCTATCACTAAGCAGTCAGATGCTAGGGGAAAGGCTCTCCAAACATGTGGAACACATCtgattgtttttatatttttagaGGTTAATACTGCAATCAGTTTAATCTCTCACAGATTTGAAAGTGTGTCCCCATACTTGAGGAGAGCCCTAGGTGTATCCATTGTTGTATTTCCCCCATTACTCAATCCAATTGTATATGGATTTAAAACCAAGGAACTCAGGCGGAATATAATCCGTCTATTTAGAAGATCATGA